A stretch of the Denticeps clupeoides chromosome 6, fDenClu1.1, whole genome shotgun sequence genome encodes the following:
- the zdhhc20a gene encoding palmitoyltransferase ZDHHC20-A isoform X3, whose protein sequence is MAPSHAVRCCQRGLSWIPVVFINLVVGWSYYAYVLELCIYTIPDIAEQVIYLLIFHMIFAMFLWSYWKTIVSRPVNPSKEFCLPKPEKEQYEKEERVEVQQEILKRVARDLPIYTCTGSGAIRYCDHCQLIKPDRCHHCSSCDQCVLKMDHHCPWVNNCVGFSNYKFFVLFLGYSSLYCLFITATVLQYFIKFWTLCQMKAIQNCPENQLPDTHAKFHVLFLFFVASMFFISVMSLFIYHLWLVGKNRTTIEAFRSPVFRGGTDKNGFTLGFSKNVAEVFGDEKKLWFLPIYTSQGDGYTFPTRLVTTDCEQQTLYHQHISKCSTDGETNGRLVGSDGVHSEEQKEDVATMNDEGPMVAVTMENES, encoded by the exons ATGGCGCCCTCGCACGCAGTGAGATGCTGCCAGCGGGGCTTATCCTGGATACCTGTCGTCTTCATCAACCTCGTGGTGGGCTGGTCGTACTATGCCTACGTCCTGGAGCTCTGCATAT aTACAATTCCTGACATTGCAGAACAAG TCATTTATCTGCTCATATTTCACATGATCTTCGCCATGTTTTTATGGTCGTACTGGAAAACAATCGTCTCCAGGCCAGTCAACCCGTCCAAAGAG TTCTGTCTTCCCAAACCCGAGAAGGAGCAGTACGAAAAGGAAGAGCGAGTGGAGGTGCAGCAGGAGATCCTGAAGAGAGTTGCCAGAGATCTACCAATTTACACATGCACTGGATCAGGGG CCATCCGGTACTGCGATCACTGTCAGCTGATCAAACCAGATCgctgccaccactgctccagctGTGACCA gtgtGTGCTAAAGATGGATCATCACTGCCCTTG GGTGAATAACTGTGTAGGCTTCTCCAACTACAAGTTCTTCGTCTTGTTCCTGGGTTACTCCTCGCTGTACTGCCTGTTCATCACCGCCACAGTTTTGCAGTATTTCATCAAGTTCTGGACA CTTTGCCAAATGAAAGCTATACAAAACTGTCCTGAG AATCAGCTACCAGACACTCACGCCAAGTTCCATGTTCTCTTCCTGTTCTTTGTGGCCTCCATGTTCTTCATCAGTGTTATGTCTTTGTTCATCTACCATCTGTGGCTGGTGGGAAAGAACCGGACCACAATAG AGGCGTTCAGGTCTCCAGTTTTTAGAGGTGGCACAGATAAGAATGGCTTCACACTGGGCTTCTCTAAAAATGTTGCTGAAGTTTTTGGAGATGAGAAGAAGCTTTGGTTCTTGCCAATCTACACCAG TCAAGGCGATGGATACACGTTCCCCACCCGACTGGTGACTACGGATTGTGAACAGCAGACTCTGTACCATCAGCACATCTCCAAATG CAGTACAGATGGTGAAACCAATGGCAGGCTGGTTGGCAGTGACGGAGTCCACAGCGAAGAGCAAAAAGAGGATGTGGCGACCATGAACG aTGAAGGTCCAATGGTTGCCGTCACCATGGAGAACGAATCTTGA
- the zdhhc20a gene encoding palmitoyltransferase ZDHHC20-A isoform X4, producing MAPSHAVRCCQRGLSWIPVVFINLVVGWSYYAYVLELCIYTIPDIAEQVIYLLIFHMIFAMFLWSYWKTIVSRPVNPSKEFCLPKPEKEQYEKEERVEVQQEILKRVARDLPIYTCTGSGAIRYCDHCQLIKPDRCHHCSSCDQCVLKMDHHCPWVNNCVGFSNYKFFVLFLGYSSLYCLFITATVLQYFIKFWTNQLPDTHAKFHVLFLFFVASMFFISVMSLFIYHLWLVGKNRTTIEAFRSPVFRGGTDKNGFTLGFSKNVAEVFGDEKKLWFLPIYTSQGDGYTFPTRLVTTDCEQQTLYHQHISKCSTDGETNGRLVGSDGVHSEEQKEDVATMNDEGPMVAVTMENES from the exons ATGGCGCCCTCGCACGCAGTGAGATGCTGCCAGCGGGGCTTATCCTGGATACCTGTCGTCTTCATCAACCTCGTGGTGGGCTGGTCGTACTATGCCTACGTCCTGGAGCTCTGCATAT aTACAATTCCTGACATTGCAGAACAAG TCATTTATCTGCTCATATTTCACATGATCTTCGCCATGTTTTTATGGTCGTACTGGAAAACAATCGTCTCCAGGCCAGTCAACCCGTCCAAAGAG TTCTGTCTTCCCAAACCCGAGAAGGAGCAGTACGAAAAGGAAGAGCGAGTGGAGGTGCAGCAGGAGATCCTGAAGAGAGTTGCCAGAGATCTACCAATTTACACATGCACTGGATCAGGGG CCATCCGGTACTGCGATCACTGTCAGCTGATCAAACCAGATCgctgccaccactgctccagctGTGACCA gtgtGTGCTAAAGATGGATCATCACTGCCCTTG GGTGAATAACTGTGTAGGCTTCTCCAACTACAAGTTCTTCGTCTTGTTCCTGGGTTACTCCTCGCTGTACTGCCTGTTCATCACCGCCACAGTTTTGCAGTATTTCATCAAGTTCTGGACA AATCAGCTACCAGACACTCACGCCAAGTTCCATGTTCTCTTCCTGTTCTTTGTGGCCTCCATGTTCTTCATCAGTGTTATGTCTTTGTTCATCTACCATCTGTGGCTGGTGGGAAAGAACCGGACCACAATAG AGGCGTTCAGGTCTCCAGTTTTTAGAGGTGGCACAGATAAGAATGGCTTCACACTGGGCTTCTCTAAAAATGTTGCTGAAGTTTTTGGAGATGAGAAGAAGCTTTGGTTCTTGCCAATCTACACCAG TCAAGGCGATGGATACACGTTCCCCACCCGACTGGTGACTACGGATTGTGAACAGCAGACTCTGTACCATCAGCACATCTCCAAATG CAGTACAGATGGTGAAACCAATGGCAGGCTGGTTGGCAGTGACGGAGTCCACAGCGAAGAGCAAAAAGAGGATGTGGCGACCATGAACG aTGAAGGTCCAATGGTTGCCGTCACCATGGAGAACGAATCTTGA
- the zdhhc20a gene encoding palmitoyltransferase ZDHHC20-A isoform X2, whose amino-acid sequence MAPSHAVRCCQRGLSWIPVVFINLVVGWSYYAYVLELCIYTIPDIAEQVIYLLIFHMIFAMFLWSYWKTIVSRPVNPSKEFCLPKPEKEQYEKEERVEVQQEILKRVARDLPIYTCTGSGAIRYCDHCQLIKPDRCHHCSSCDQCVLKMDHHCPWVNNCVGFSNYKFFVLFLGYSSLYCLFITATVLQYFIKFWTSRFNRNSGFLRAKLCQMKAIQNCPENQLPDTHAKFHVLFLFFVASMFFISVMSLFIYHLWLVGKNRTTIEAFRSPVFRGGTDKNGFTLGFSKNVAEVFGDEKKLWFLPIYTSQGDGYTFPTRLVTTDCEQQTLYHQHISKCTDGETNGRLVGSDGVHSEEQKEDVATMNDEGPMVAVTMENES is encoded by the exons ATGGCGCCCTCGCACGCAGTGAGATGCTGCCAGCGGGGCTTATCCTGGATACCTGTCGTCTTCATCAACCTCGTGGTGGGCTGGTCGTACTATGCCTACGTCCTGGAGCTCTGCATAT aTACAATTCCTGACATTGCAGAACAAG TCATTTATCTGCTCATATTTCACATGATCTTCGCCATGTTTTTATGGTCGTACTGGAAAACAATCGTCTCCAGGCCAGTCAACCCGTCCAAAGAG TTCTGTCTTCCCAAACCCGAGAAGGAGCAGTACGAAAAGGAAGAGCGAGTGGAGGTGCAGCAGGAGATCCTGAAGAGAGTTGCCAGAGATCTACCAATTTACACATGCACTGGATCAGGGG CCATCCGGTACTGCGATCACTGTCAGCTGATCAAACCAGATCgctgccaccactgctccagctGTGACCA gtgtGTGCTAAAGATGGATCATCACTGCCCTTG GGTGAATAACTGTGTAGGCTTCTCCAACTACAAGTTCTTCGTCTTGTTCCTGGGTTACTCCTCGCTGTACTGCCTGTTCATCACCGCCACAGTTTTGCAGTATTTCATCAAGTTCTGGACA AGTCGTTTTAACAGGAATTCTGGTTTCCTGCGGGCCAAG CTTTGCCAAATGAAAGCTATACAAAACTGTCCTGAG AATCAGCTACCAGACACTCACGCCAAGTTCCATGTTCTCTTCCTGTTCTTTGTGGCCTCCATGTTCTTCATCAGTGTTATGTCTTTGTTCATCTACCATCTGTGGCTGGTGGGAAAGAACCGGACCACAATAG AGGCGTTCAGGTCTCCAGTTTTTAGAGGTGGCACAGATAAGAATGGCTTCACACTGGGCTTCTCTAAAAATGTTGCTGAAGTTTTTGGAGATGAGAAGAAGCTTTGGTTCTTGCCAATCTACACCAG TCAAGGCGATGGATACACGTTCCCCACCCGACTGGTGACTACGGATTGTGAACAGCAGACTCTGTACCATCAGCACATCTCCAAATG TACAGATGGTGAAACCAATGGCAGGCTGGTTGGCAGTGACGGAGTCCACAGCGAAGAGCAAAAAGAGGATGTGGCGACCATGAACG aTGAAGGTCCAATGGTTGCCGTCACCATGGAGAACGAATCTTGA
- the zdhhc20a gene encoding palmitoyltransferase ZDHHC20-A isoform X1, whose product MAPSHAVRCCQRGLSWIPVVFINLVVGWSYYAYVLELCIYTIPDIAEQVIYLLIFHMIFAMFLWSYWKTIVSRPVNPSKEFCLPKPEKEQYEKEERVEVQQEILKRVARDLPIYTCTGSGAIRYCDHCQLIKPDRCHHCSSCDQCVLKMDHHCPWVNNCVGFSNYKFFVLFLGYSSLYCLFITATVLQYFIKFWTSRFNRNSGFLRAKLCQMKAIQNCPENQLPDTHAKFHVLFLFFVASMFFISVMSLFIYHLWLVGKNRTTIEAFRSPVFRGGTDKNGFTLGFSKNVAEVFGDEKKLWFLPIYTSQGDGYTFPTRLVTTDCEQQTLYHQHISKCSTDGETNGRLVGSDGVHSEEQKEDVATMNDEGPMVAVTMENES is encoded by the exons ATGGCGCCCTCGCACGCAGTGAGATGCTGCCAGCGGGGCTTATCCTGGATACCTGTCGTCTTCATCAACCTCGTGGTGGGCTGGTCGTACTATGCCTACGTCCTGGAGCTCTGCATAT aTACAATTCCTGACATTGCAGAACAAG TCATTTATCTGCTCATATTTCACATGATCTTCGCCATGTTTTTATGGTCGTACTGGAAAACAATCGTCTCCAGGCCAGTCAACCCGTCCAAAGAG TTCTGTCTTCCCAAACCCGAGAAGGAGCAGTACGAAAAGGAAGAGCGAGTGGAGGTGCAGCAGGAGATCCTGAAGAGAGTTGCCAGAGATCTACCAATTTACACATGCACTGGATCAGGGG CCATCCGGTACTGCGATCACTGTCAGCTGATCAAACCAGATCgctgccaccactgctccagctGTGACCA gtgtGTGCTAAAGATGGATCATCACTGCCCTTG GGTGAATAACTGTGTAGGCTTCTCCAACTACAAGTTCTTCGTCTTGTTCCTGGGTTACTCCTCGCTGTACTGCCTGTTCATCACCGCCACAGTTTTGCAGTATTTCATCAAGTTCTGGACA AGTCGTTTTAACAGGAATTCTGGTTTCCTGCGGGCCAAG CTTTGCCAAATGAAAGCTATACAAAACTGTCCTGAG AATCAGCTACCAGACACTCACGCCAAGTTCCATGTTCTCTTCCTGTTCTTTGTGGCCTCCATGTTCTTCATCAGTGTTATGTCTTTGTTCATCTACCATCTGTGGCTGGTGGGAAAGAACCGGACCACAATAG AGGCGTTCAGGTCTCCAGTTTTTAGAGGTGGCACAGATAAGAATGGCTTCACACTGGGCTTCTCTAAAAATGTTGCTGAAGTTTTTGGAGATGAGAAGAAGCTTTGGTTCTTGCCAATCTACACCAG TCAAGGCGATGGATACACGTTCCCCACCCGACTGGTGACTACGGATTGTGAACAGCAGACTCTGTACCATCAGCACATCTCCAAATG CAGTACAGATGGTGAAACCAATGGCAGGCTGGTTGGCAGTGACGGAGTCCACAGCGAAGAGCAAAAAGAGGATGTGGCGACCATGAACG aTGAAGGTCCAATGGTTGCCGTCACCATGGAGAACGAATCTTGA